GTTCAGATTCAAACCAGCATGCACCTAAATCTTTTGTGTTTGCATTACTGATGATGGAGATGGTTGTGGTACCTCCCTAAATAAGTGTTTGGGAAAGATTGAGCACCTTCCTTTGCTTTATAGGATTTGCAGTTGGATCTCATGTGACCGTCACACCGCTGCGGCCCAGGGTACTCGCAGGAGAAAATGTCACTCTGACGTGCCATGGGGTTGCCAGTGTCCAAGTCAAGCAGAGTTATTTCTGGTACAAGGACGAGGAGAAGTTAAATAGATATGAACAGAACTTCACAATGAATGAAGCTACAAGAGAAGACAGTGGGAGATACCAGTGCCAAACGAGTACCAGCAACATAAGTGAGGTGGTCTCTCTGAACGTTACCGATGGTAAATTCCCCAGCATGGCCAATAGCAGATTAATATAAGGGAAGTTGGAGAAATTGATCGATGAGACCACAGTTGCTACTcaaatatgaaattaaaaaaacagagagtttaaaggagaagaaaagataccgagagtttattgccaatagattagccacaatggtgaaagctagaacactatatttattatgaagaatactttaccatacccgggtaaacagctctagaaattctctctctttgtttaatatagcagctgccatattagctttctgcctgagtctcatCTTGCTCACTcgtagttctgggctcagattacagcagattagagaggagggagaggagcaaactgagcatgctcagattacagcagagaaggggggagggagaggagcaaactgagcatgctcaagccctagccctggaggtttaagctgaaaacaggaagtctgatacagaagcccatgagtacacaatagatggaaagaaatgtggtgtttcttttgacagaggactcagatcagcattactttgatctATTTATCTAGACCCTTCTTataaagtttacttagttttaacctttccttctcctttaaggcaaggaGAGCTAAAGTGAGCTACAAAGGCCTCCATCATGGCACTGTGGAATTATGGCCAACGGTGCACCGACAATCTTatgtttaatagcacagatacattgcattatatttttattactttaaaacactttcatttttttgatgttactgttcctttaaagggtttgttcacctttaacttttagtaggactAGACAtcgatattccgagacaatttgtaattggttttgatttttttttattatttgtggtttttccagttatttcgttttttgttcagcagctctgcagtttgcaatatcagcagctatctggttgctagggtcgtcTTTAGCTTAGCAACCAGGCTGAATGTtaggctgaaatatgaataggagagagagtGAATAGAAcgataagttataaaaagtaataataataataataataaaattgtaagcttatagagcaatagttttttggctcccgatgtcagtgatccccatgtgaaagctggaaagatgtagaagagggaggcaaataattaaaagcaactataaaaaaataaataataaagaccaattgcaaagttgctctaAATGgggcattctatgacatactaaaagttaacagaaaatGTGAACTATCCAATTAAATCAAAAGATATTGGAAcgtgtttttttccctctaataatgtttattttctctCCCAGAGCCATTCTCTCTTCCAAAAATTAAAGTGACCCCAGATCCACCATTAGAAGGATATGATGTGACCATAATGTGTGACACCAACCTCAGTCTGGTGCTGGGTCCTACGGAGCTGCAGTTTGCTTTCTACCTTAAAGGCAAAATTGTACGTGGCTTTAACACTTCCGACCAATACAAAATCCCCGTGGCTCAGCTGTGGGACTCCGGAGATTACAGTTGTGAAGTGAAAACATCAGACAGCGTCTGGAGGAAATTAAGCAATGAGACATTTATTGAGATAGAGGGTGATTATATCCAATATTACTGTTCCATGGCAAAGCAAATGCAAGATACAGATGTGAGTTGTGGCatgcataaaataataaagaagatCACATTTACTCCAGAACTCCCCAGGTTTTGGAAAGCACACCCAAACATGTCTTAATGGGGtcatttgcctttaaatgaacttaatatagatatactgtaggtgTGTGAGTCAGGTAGattgcctttaaataaacttaatatagCTATAGGTATGCTAGTGGCGTAGTTTGCCTTTATATAAACTTAATATAGCTACAGGTATGTAAGTGGgctagttttcttttaaatgaaattaaTAAAGCTATAGGTATGTTAGtggggtagtttgcctttaaatgaatttaatatagctacAGGTATGTTAGtggggtagtttgcctttaaattaacttaatatAGCTACAGATATGTTAGtggggtagtttgcctttaaattaacttaatatAGCTACAGGTATGTTAGtggggtagtttgcctttaaattaacttaatatAGCTACAGGTATGTTAGtggggtagtttgcctttaaattaacttaatatAGCTACAGGTATGTTAGtggggtagtttgcctttaaattaacttaatatAGCTATAGGCATGGTAGtggggtagtttgcctttaaattaaattaatatagCTATAGGCATGTTAGtggggtagtttgcctttaaataaacttaatatagCTACAGGTATGTTAGtgggtagtttgcctttaaataaacttaatatagCTACAGGTATGTTAGtggggtagtttgcctttaaattaacttaatatagataaatgctatctggttgtcagggtcactgacccccagcaaccaaaaagaaaacatattgatAGAGCTCATTTTAATGgttatttgtatgttttgtatcACTTATATTCCTTTCTGGTCTCTGTcctttttatttagtattttggCAATGTTGCACTTTGTAATTGCTCCAAACATTGTCCATTTCATTAACCCCTAATTCTCTTACCTGTCTGGTTCTTGTCATGTGACCCACCTCCTTGTTGTTGAGTGTGGAACATATTTGTCCACATTAAGCCACAATAGCAGCATCTTATAAATACGGAAGTCATTTTTATTGCAAAAGAGATGTTATTAGGCAAGACTGTTAAAATTCTTTGAGCTCTAGaggaaattagtttttttatttcacaatgtGTATGGCTTtagaaatattaaaggagaactaaatcttaaaaatgaatatggctccaaatgccatattttatatactgaacttattgcacgaggctaaagtttcagcttgtcaatagcagcaatgatccaggacttcaaacttgtcacagggggtcaccatcttggaaagtgtctgtgacactcacatgctcagtgggctctgattggctgttgagaagctaagcttagggctcgtcactaattatccagcacaaaatgagcttccctggctgtaatataagctgatgctacaggtttgctgattattaaattctgatgctaattgcactggtttctgtgctgccatgtagtaattatgtgtattaattactaatcagccttatattgtgacatttctattctatgtgtactgtatattgtgagtggatccctaagctcaataagtgacagcagcacagagcatgtgcagtgaatcagcagaaaagaagatggggagctactggggcatctttggagacacagatctttattgctaaagggctgtggttgccttgggctggtacagaagcacaaaacatcatgtacaacatttctagctacttctttagttaggctttagttctcctttaaatgagaagcaGAGCAAATCTGTTACATTTGGCCCATTTATTTGTATCCCACCTCTCTCCAGAACCACTGAGTCCCAAGGCCACATTTAGAGACCACTTTGCCGCAATGTTTGCTTATCCAGCAGAGTGTTTTGCTTCTCCAAAATATTAGCGCTTTGTTTATAAGGGGTGGGGGTGGCACATGGCCCCCTTTTGGATGTCCTCCATACTTGTACATGGTTCAGCTAACTATATGAAAAATATTAAGCACAGAGCTGCCTTACATCCCTGGTTTGCACCTCCAGCTCAAGTTCTGTGCCTGCGGGTAGACTTTTTGGATGTGGATTGATGGGTCTTATCTATAGCAGATTTTACTCCTTTGCCCTTGTGCAACTGCATggagcagagggagcctgtgaccaTGATGTGACCATGGATGTTACTCTGGCCTGTCTAAGAAAGTGAGGGAGCCGGGAGGCTGAACACTTTACAAACAGGAGTACTGTGAGTACAGGAGTGAGCCcaaacttgttttgtttttgctggtTGTCTACAAGGGGCCAAGTCAAGTGAGGGACCTCTTCAAGTTTGTGAGGGTTGTGCCCAGTGGGCAGgagtttatattattatttttgttttgtgctgaaaTGGTCAGACCTGGGCTGGAATGTACAGTGTATGTTggaaacttgaaaaaataaaccCGTGTTTACTCTGAGGAGCTGCAGTGCCATTGTCTTATTGCTTCTCTTTTCCTATGATGCTTGCCTGCCTACCATTTACTAATTCCCTTAGAATATACTTGCGCAAGCTAccagtcactatatatatatgtctatatgtaagGATTGTGTCTTGTTCCAGAACTGTTCTCCTACCCAGGGATAAACTTCAGTCCACATCAAGTGACCGAAGGTGAAGTCCTGATGGTGATGTGCGACGCCAGCCCTTTCGCCAAGCCTACGGAGCTGCTGTTTGAGTTCTACGCCAATGGAAAGAGAGTGCGGGAATTCAGCCCTTTAAATTCATATACAGTTCAAGAAGTTCAGTTGGAGGATTCCGGACCCTATTTGTGTGTGGC
The sequence above is a segment of the Xenopus laevis strain J_2021 chromosome 8L, Xenopus_laevis_v10.1, whole genome shotgun sequence genome. Coding sequences within it:
- the LOC108699117 gene encoding high affinity immunoglobulin gamma Fc receptor I isoform X3; this encodes MSALDPIKLPALVYVILFLGVISISGFAVGSHVTVTPLRPRVLAGENVTLTCHGVASVQVKQSYFWYKDEEKLNRYEQNFTMNEATREDSGRYQCQTSTSNISEVVSLNVTDEPFSLPKIKVTPDPPLEGYDVTIMCDTNLSLVLGPTELQFAFYLKGKIVRGFNTSDQYKIPVAQLWDSGDYSCEVKTSDSVWRKLSNETFIEIEELFSYPGINFSPHQVTEGEVLMVMCDASPFAKPTELLFEFYANGKRVREFSPLNSYTVQEVQLEDSGPYLCVAKTVTGSVQKMGTASFIAIQELFPTPSISVSPREVLEGSIMTVSCDINSKWRGPGNPSYIFYKDGRLVQSLSGQRGYKVTAAQLHNAGSYECEAKYPSGEAKMSKHLKINVQELYLSITVAPTAVTEGDSMRITCYMKPSTPKMATNPQFAFYRDGLKVQEFSPSNIYRVPLAQVQHSGGYTCELRISTVIGKKMRRHLYVHIQGSDLNTRKETSHESMTRDN